The Spirosoma foliorum genome has a window encoding:
- a CDS encoding sensor histidine kinase, whose amino-acid sequence MNQFVIGIGWRILGIIILTSAITYFWLQEVNGLMLFPLAILHVVITVNLYRYVTSLNRKLTRFLESVRYSDFAVSFRADNNLGPSFYELNDQFNEVLDAFRQARAEKEANLHYVNTIVQHVSVGLLTFDVSGQVELVNQAALRLLGIYRLRTLNDLNATHPELSELLLSAKASPTPVSYQTGADGELSVRCTAVRLRGRLVTVVSLQNIRSELQQRELDAWQNLTKVLRHEIMNSITPIVSLAGTMRDIVETDLLPFALPSDNEFNAIPSVVGESINDLRDALTTIEQRGAGIMQFVDAYRNFTTIPQPIFADVPVEPLLRTVVQLTQANAPQCQIAFTVGSPNLAIRADASQIEMVLLNLVKNAVESVEKGIIPIINISAESLGPHVVIRVTDNGPGIEPEALEQIFIPFYTTKKTGSGIGLSLSRQIMQLHNGQLTADSRSGAGSTFNLTF is encoded by the coding sequence ATGAACCAGTTCGTTATCGGCATAGGCTGGCGTATTCTTGGCATTATTATCCTGACCAGTGCCATAACGTACTTCTGGTTGCAGGAGGTTAATGGTCTGATGTTGTTTCCATTAGCCATACTTCACGTCGTGATAACGGTCAATCTGTACCGTTATGTGACCAGCCTTAACCGTAAACTGACCCGGTTTCTGGAATCGGTGCGCTATTCCGATTTTGCCGTTTCGTTTCGGGCCGATAACAACCTGGGACCTTCCTTTTACGAACTGAACGATCAGTTCAACGAAGTGCTGGATGCATTCAGACAGGCACGGGCCGAAAAAGAAGCCAACCTCCACTATGTCAACACGATTGTTCAGCACGTTAGCGTTGGCCTGCTGACTTTTGATGTTAGCGGACAAGTGGAGCTGGTTAATCAGGCTGCCCTTCGGTTATTGGGTATTTATCGATTACGGACCCTCAACGACCTGAACGCGACTCATCCCGAACTAAGTGAATTGCTGCTCTCGGCGAAAGCGTCGCCTACACCGGTTTCGTATCAGACGGGTGCCGATGGCGAATTGTCGGTGCGTTGTACGGCAGTGCGGTTGCGGGGACGACTGGTTACGGTGGTCTCGTTGCAAAACATCCGTTCGGAATTACAACAACGTGAACTCGATGCCTGGCAGAACCTGACCAAGGTGTTGCGGCACGAGATCATGAACTCCATCACCCCAATTGTATCGTTGGCGGGCACTATGCGCGACATTGTCGAGACCGATTTGTTGCCGTTTGCTTTACCAAGCGATAACGAGTTCAATGCGATCCCCTCGGTGGTTGGCGAGTCAATCAATGACCTGCGCGATGCACTGACAACCATTGAGCAACGGGGGGCGGGTATCATGCAATTTGTGGACGCCTATCGGAATTTTACCACCATTCCACAACCCATTTTTGCCGATGTGCCTGTTGAGCCGCTCTTACGAACGGTTGTGCAGTTGACCCAGGCTAATGCTCCTCAGTGTCAGATTGCGTTTACGGTTGGATCACCCAATCTGGCGATTCGGGCCGATGCTTCCCAAATTGAAATGGTGCTCCTGAATCTGGTAAAAAATGCCGTAGAGAGCGTTGAGAAAGGTATTATCCCCATTATCAACATCAGTGCGGAATCGTTAGGGCCGCACGTAGTCATTCGCGTGACGGACAATGGGCCGGGTATTGAACCTGAAGCACTGGAGCAGATCTTTATTCCGTTCTACACCACCAAGAAAACCGGCTCCGGTATTGGTTTGAGCTTGTCCCGCCAGATCATGCAGCTCCACAACGGCCAACTCACCGCCGATTCCCGCTCTGGCGCAGGGAGTACGTTTAACCTGACGTTTTGA